The genomic window TTTTGAACGATAGCGCCAAAAAGTTTCATTAAAGTGGTTAATTAATCATTAAGCGAAAATCATGCCAAATTATTTATAACCGAGAATAAAAGCTTTTTGAATGATTTTTTAGTAAATAATCATAAATTGAATAGTAAATTGCACTATTTATGTGCGTTTTAGGCACCTTAAACGCACAATGATGGTGCAATAAACGACAGGAACAGTAACTTAGCTTATTTGATTTTCTATGTAGTAGTTTATTTTTTCAAACAAAAATGAGATATCATTTGTGAAAGTAATTCAATTGTTGGTTTTATATATTTAATTTCAATAAATTCATCCGGTTGATGCGCTTGTTCTATTGAACCAGGCCCTAATATTAATGTCGGACAGCGCGTTTGAATAAAAGGTGCTTCGGTACAGTAATTAACGGTTCGTGCTTTCGTATTTAATAAATTTTCAATTATTTTCAACATCTTATGATTTATAGGGCATTCAAAACCTGGAATAGCAGGATGTAGTTCCTCAATAGTAATGCGATTAGGCCAACGATGGTTAATCGGTTCAAGCGTGGCATGCAATAATTCATCCAAATTTTGTAGTGATAGACCAGGTAGTGGGCGAATATCGATATGTAATTCACAACAGCCACAAATTCGATTTACTGCATCCCCGCCATGAATATGGCCAAAATTCATTGTTGGGTAGGGAATAGCAAATGCCTTGTGATGGTAATCAGTTTTTAGTCTATTTCTAAGCATAATTAACTGACTAATGGTTTCATGCATCAATTCAATCGCATTGATACCCTGGGCTGGATCACTTGAATGGCCTGATTGACCGGTAATACGGATGGCATTGGCAATATGCCCCTTATGAGCGCGAATGGGTTGCAGTGAAGTTGGCTCGCCAATAATCGCTAATTCAGGCTGAATTTCAGCAGTTGTAGCAAAAATAACGTGCCCCTGCCATGGTGGTTTCTTCATCAGCAGTTGCCAAAATATAGATGGGATGTTGTAGCTGATGAATATCGATATTGCGTAAAGTATCAATAATAAAAGCAAAAAACCCTTTCATATCCGCGCTGCCTAAACCATATAACTTGTTGCTATATTCCGTTAATTGGAAAGGATCTTTTGTCCAGCGCCCGTCATCAAAAGGAACCGTATCAGTATGCCCACAGAGTAGTAATCCCCCCTCTCCTTGGCCAAAAGTTGCCAGTAAATTGAATTTATGGCGAGTTTCTGGCACTGGTTGAATGGTGATTTTTCCACCTAGCGTCTTTAGCCATTCTGCCAGTAGATTAATTAATGCTTCATTACTTTGATCGCGTCTTGCATCGACAGAACTAATTGATGGTATGGCAATTAATTGACGATATAACTCAATAAATGTCGGGAGTTTCGCTTTCACTGCTACCAGCCTTAATGACTAAAATTTCAATACTCATGCATTTCTTTGAATAAAAATACAGTAATTAATATTAGTTCAGTGTACAAGATTTATTAATGAGAATGTTAATGATACTAATTTTTCCTTTTAATCCATAACCCCAATATATACATGAAAAAGGAAAATTAATGGTGTATAGGTTCGTCGTTATAATATATATTGCGATATAAAGATTTTATTTAAGGATATAAAAAAATTTGCCATAACGTAATAATACTATTAATAAAATAATTATCGCAATGGATCGATTCAAATTAAGTAATGGCAATTAATTTGACCATAAGAGTTCAGACAAGCCTTTATTAGTGATGTACCCAATCGATGCTTAGTGAGTCTGAATATTCTGTAAATATGGAGTTGAGGCTGTGTTTTATGGTCGCAAGTTAGTTGTGCAATTTTAGCAACTCAGCAGAATCAGTCATTGGCGATAAACAACTCATCATGCAACCGTTTAATTTCATTGCTTTTATCTATGAATTACAAAAATAAATTTTATTGCTGAATTTTTTCGTTGATAGGAAAACTGGATCCATTATGATGAATAGATAGGTTGATTCTATCAAATTTATATTTAGGGAAGGAATAGGCATGAATATTCGTGATTTGGAGTACCTTGTAGCATTAGCTGAGCATAAACATTTTCGGCGTGCTGCAGATGCCTGCCATGTTAGTCAACCGACCCTAAGTGGTCAAATTCGTAAATTGGAAGACGATTTAGGTGTTATGTTACTAGAGCGAACAAGCCGAAAGGTTTTGTTTACTCAGCAGGGATTATTATTAGTTGAACAAGCTAGAACAGTACTGCGAGAAGTTAAAATATTGCAGGAAATGGCTTCCTTACAAGGTGAAAGCATGTCAGGTCCGTTACACATAGGATTAATTCCTACCATTGGCCCTTATCTTTTGCCTCACATCATTCCAGAATTACACCGTTTATTTCCTAAACTGGAGATGTATTTACATGAAGCACAGACACACCATCTGTTAGCGCAATTAAATAATGGTAAACTGGATTGTGCAATATTAGCGCAAGTGAAAGAGACTGAAGCTTTTATTGAAATTCCTCTCTATGAGGAACCTATGCGATTAGCCATTTATGAAGGGCATCCGTGGTTCAATCGTAAGGAAATTGAGATGCAAGAGCTTGTTGGGCAGAAATTACTCATGTTGGAGGATGGTCACTGTTTACGTGATCAAGCGATGGGATATTGTTTTCAGGTTGGAGCCAAAGATGATACCCACTTTCGAGCCACCAGTTTGGAAACATTACGTAACATGGTGGCAGCCGGCAGTGGTATAACACTTTTGCCAGATTTATCGGTGCCGAAAGAGATAAAACGTGATGGCGTCTATTATCTTGATTGTATTAACCCTGTTCCTTCACGTTCGATTGTTTTAGTTTATCGCCCTGGTTCACCGCTTAGAAGTTGTCATGAACAATTTGCTGAGGCAATACGTAAACAAATGCAGCGATACTATAGTAAAAATTAATTGTTTACTTACTTCTAATATTGGGTTCTATTTGGTTAAAACAGACGGTTCAATCCATTTAGCGCAGCAACCCGAAATGCTTCTGCCATAGTTGGATAATTGAAGGTAGTATTAACGAAATATTCAATAGTATTACCTTCACCTTTTTGCTCCATAATTGCCTGTCCAATATGAATAATTTCTGCTGCACGCTCCCCGAAGCAGTGAATACCTAAAATCTTTAATGTTTCGCGATGAAATAGAATTTTTAAACTGCCTACATTCATCCCTGCTATCTGTGCTCTGGCTAAGTGTTTAAATTGGGCGCGCCCGACTTCATAAGGAATTTTCATGGCAGTCAATTGTTGTTCGGTTTTACCGACAGAACTGATTTCAGGAATGGTGTAGATCCCGGTTGGAATATCCTCAATTAAATGGGTATCACCGTGACCTGTTGTTATTGCACGGGCTGCGAGACGACCTTGATCATAAGCTGCTGAAGCTAAACTGGGATAACCAATAACATCGCCGACAGCATAGATATTTTCATTATGAGTACGATAGGTAGCGTCAACTTTAATCAGACCTCGATTATCAATAGGAATAGCGATATTTTCTAAATTTAGATTATCGGTATTTCCTGTACGGCCATTAGCATATAATAGACAATCGGCTTTGACTTTTTTACCTGATTTCAGATGAATAATTACGCCATCATCTGTTCCTTCGATTTTTTCATATTCTTCATTATGGCGAATAACAACACCATTATTCCAAAAATGGTATGATAAAGCATCTGACATTTCTTGGTCTAGAAACGAGAGAAGGTGATCACGAGTATTAATAAGATCAACTTTTACCCCTAACCCTCTAAAAATTGAAGCATATTCACAGCCAATTACCCCTGCACCATAAATAATAACATGACGGGGTTCATGATTGAGTGTTAAAATCGAATCGCTATTGTAAATGCGTGAATGCTGAAAATCGACATCGGGTGGACAATAAGGACGAGAGCCGGTTGCGATAATAATTTTTTCAGCATATAGCGTATCGTCAGTACCATCATTATAAAGAACTTTTACGGTATGTTCGTCAATGAAAGAGGCTTCACCAGCAAACATATTACAACCATTCCGTTCGTAAAATCCTTGTCGCATATGTGTTTGTTGATTGATTACGGTTTCGGCTTGTTTAAGAATGTCGGAGAAAGAAGAGCGTAAAAGTCGGGACTTATCGCTATATAATGGATTTTGATTAAATTCGATAATTCGGCTGACTGCATGCCGAAGTGCTTTAGAGGGAATGGTTCCCCAGTGGGTACAACCACCACCAATTTTATTATAACGTTCAATGACGGCAACTTTTTTCCCTTGTTTTACCAACCCCATTGCTGCGCCTTCTCCCCCGGGGCCGGAACCAATAACGATAGTATCAAATTGAATCTGTGGCATTCGGTATAACCTATATTATGTAAATACGAATAGACAACTCACATTAACATTATCTTCTTTAATCATGCTTAAATATAAGATTCAGGCTTTACATTTTAATAAATAAACAGAAATTCCTTATATACTAGTTAAACTTAAGAACACTGCAAATCTGTTAAAATTTGGTATAGTGGTCTAGTTGCATTATTATCGAAGAGGTATATTAATTACTGTGAGTAATATTACAGGCATTAGAGCAAAGCAGAAAGAAAAAACGCGTCGTTCTCTGATAGAAGCGGCTTTTAGTCAATTGAGTGCTGAGCGTAGCTTTACTAGTCTCAGCTTACGTGAAGTTGCGCGAGAAGCAGGTATTGCACCCACTTCTTTTTATCGACATTTTCGTGATGTTGATGAATTAGGATTGACCATGGTTGATGAAAGCGGGCTCATGCTCCGTCAATTAATGCGTCAAGCTCGACAGCGAATTGCAAAAGGTGGTAGTGTCATTCGAACATCTGTTGCTACTTTTATGGAATTTATTGGTAATAATCCGAATGCCTTTCGGTTATTGCTGCGTGAACGTTCAGGCACATCGGCTGAGTTTCGTGCTGCAGTTGCCAGAGAAATTCAGCATTTTATTGCTGAATTGGCCGATTACTTGCAACAGGAAAGTAGTATGCCTCGATATTTTACTGAAATACAAGCAGAAGCCATGGTTACTATTGTATTTAGTGCGGGGGCTGAAGCATTAGATATTGAGCAGGAAAAAAGGCAACTTTTGGAAGAGCGGTTAGTTTTACAACTTAGAATGATCGCTAGAGGCGCCTATTATTGGTATCGTCGCGAACAGGAAAAACATAATATCAAATTATAAATAATTTTTTGCAGTAAACTCCAAATTGCAATTATTTATTATTATTTTCTATATTAGCTTTTTAAATGGTTTTTAATATTATAAGTATTAGAGAGATATTATTTATATTAATATTATTTAATATTTATTTTAACAGTAAAATTATATTCGCCATCGCTAGATAGATTCTTTGCTATTATGACTTATAAAACGCCATATTTTTAATGGCGTTTCTCTCTCATTTAAATATCTTTATTCTCAAGTAAAACTCCACACTCAATATGGTGGGTATAAGGAAATTGATCGAATAATGATAATCGATGAATTTTATGGGTTTTATTAAGTATATTTAGATTGTGACAAAGTGTATTGGG from Arsenophonus sp. aPb includes these protein-coding regions:
- the fabR gene encoding HTH-type transcriptional repressor FabR; the protein is MTGIRAKQKEKTRRSLIEAAFSQLSAERSFTSLSLREVAREAGIAPTSFYRHFRDVDELGLTMVDESGLMLRQLMRQARQRIAKGGSVIRTSVATFMEFIGNNPNAFRLLLRERSGTSAEFRAAVAREIQHFIAELADYLQQESSMPRYFTEIQAEAMVTIVFSAGAEALDIEQEKRQLLEERLVLQLRMIARGAYYWYRREQEKHNIKL
- the oxyR gene encoding DNA-binding transcriptional regulator OxyR → MNIRDLEYLVALAEHKHFRRAADACHVSQPTLSGQIRKLEDDLGVMLLERTSRKVLFTQQGLLLVEQARTVLREVKILQEMASLQGESMSGPLHIGLIPTIGPYLLPHIIPELHRLFPKLEMYLHEAQTHHLLAQLNNGKLDCAILAQVKETEAFIEIPLYEEPMRLAIYEGHPWFNRKEIEMQELVGQKLLMLEDGHCLRDQAMGYCFQVGAKDDTHFRATSLETLRNMVAAGSGITLLPDLSVPKEIKRDGVYYLDCINPVPSRSIVLVYRPGSPLRSCHEQFAEAIRKQMQRYYSKN
- the sthA gene encoding Si-specific NAD(P)(+) transhydrogenase, with the protein product MPQIQFDTIVIGSGPGGEGAAMGLVKQGKKVAVIERYNKIGGGCTHWGTIPSKALRHAVSRIIEFNQNPLYSDKSRLLRSSFSDILKQAETVINQQTHMRQGFYERNGCNMFAGEASFIDEHTVKVLYNDGTDDTLYAEKIIIATGSRPYCPPDVDFQHSRIYNSDSILTLNHEPRHVIIYGAGVIGCEYASIFRGLGVKVDLINTRDHLLSFLDQEMSDALSYHFWNNGVVIRHNEEYEKIEGTDDGVIIHLKSGKKVKADCLLYANGRTGNTDNLNLENIAIPIDNRGLIKVDATYRTHNENIYAVGDVIGYPSLASAAYDQGRLAARAITTGHGDTHLIEDIPTGIYTIPEISSVGKTEQQLTAMKIPYEVGRAQFKHLARAQIAGMNVGSLKILFHRETLKILGIHCFGERAAEIIHIGQAIMEQKGEGNTIEYFVNTTFNYPTMAEAFRVAALNGLNRLF